A genomic window from Pseudomonadales bacterium includes:
- a CDS encoding MFS transporter, with protein MTAVAVHEEGKAPGRIAGFGTKRYRTYVLSALTLIYIMNFVDRGLLAVVGPDLVPELGISDTQFGLLTGFGFALLYTIVGIPLARYADAAHRVWIMTVCVALWSLMTALCGLATEVTIGSVTIGAFWILLMCRVGVGIGEAGCTPPANSLIADYYAPRDRSQALGVYAMGVTLGGMFANLIGGWVTDAFDWRTAFFVVGLPGLLIAVVFKLTVKEPPRGFTDPKSTQSKEPIALREAIRELTTKPAFWLMTAGATIAAFCGYGISSFQSIFLVRAHEITTGEAAIWINTPVALSAALGTFATGWLATRVYKKHPGAIAWVPALGLAISIPFYVFAFTTETLLFAAIGLIIGGFVKYGYIAAQYTIGQGVVSMRVRAMATAVLLFIANLFGYGFGPLFIGYTSDIFFTSGVAELGVAAEELARNQCHPRAIGELSRNLQNVCGAVYAQSLQSAMVIMAFLYAASSLFFLLTWRRLGKDMVDRN; from the coding sequence ATGACAGCAGTGGCCGTCCACGAAGAAGGTAAAGCGCCCGGCCGAATTGCAGGGTTCGGTACTAAACGTTACCGAACCTATGTGCTCTCAGCCCTGACGCTTATCTACATTATGAACTTTGTCGACCGCGGCCTGCTCGCAGTGGTCGGTCCTGACCTTGTGCCCGAGCTGGGTATTTCCGATACCCAATTCGGCCTTCTTACTGGTTTCGGTTTTGCCCTTCTCTACACCATCGTGGGTATTCCGCTGGCGCGTTATGCGGATGCGGCTCACCGTGTGTGGATCATGACCGTCTGTGTCGCGCTATGGTCTCTGATGACGGCGCTATGCGGGCTCGCAACCGAAGTTACCATTGGCTCGGTCACCATAGGTGCGTTCTGGATTCTGTTGATGTGTCGTGTCGGTGTAGGTATCGGCGAGGCCGGTTGTACACCACCGGCCAACTCGTTGATCGCCGACTATTATGCCCCGCGTGACAGATCCCAGGCGCTTGGCGTCTACGCTATGGGGGTAACGCTCGGCGGGATGTTTGCCAACCTGATCGGTGGTTGGGTGACAGACGCATTCGACTGGCGAACTGCATTTTTTGTTGTCGGCCTGCCGGGCCTGTTGATTGCCGTGGTTTTCAAATTGACGGTGAAAGAGCCGCCACGCGGCTTTACTGACCCGAAGAGTACGCAATCAAAAGAACCGATTGCGCTGCGCGAAGCGATCCGCGAACTGACGACGAAGCCCGCGTTCTGGCTGATGACGGCTGGCGCCACGATTGCCGCATTCTGCGGTTACGGAATCTCCTCGTTTCAGTCCATCTTCCTGGTACGCGCTCACGAAATCACAACCGGTGAAGCGGCAATCTGGATCAACACACCAGTAGCGTTGTCAGCTGCCCTCGGCACGTTTGCTACCGGGTGGCTTGCGACCAGAGTTTACAAAAAACATCCGGGTGCCATCGCCTGGGTACCGGCACTGGGTTTAGCCATCTCGATCCCATTCTATGTGTTTGCCTTCACCACGGAGACTCTGCTCTTTGCCGCCATCGGCCTGATCATCGGCGGATTCGTGAAGTACGGCTATATAGCCGCGCAGTACACCATCGGCCAGGGGGTCGTAAGCATGCGTGTGCGTGCGATGGCAACGGCGGTGCTGCTGTTCATCGCCAATTTATTTGGGTACGGCTTTGGACCGCTGTTCATTGGTTATACATCTGACATTTTCTTTACCAGCGGTGTGGCTGAACTCGGCGTTGCAGCAGAGGAACTGGCCCGAAACCAGTGCCATCCGCGCGCTATCGGAGAGCTAAGCAGAAATCTGCAGAATGTCTGCGGTGCGGTCTACGCCCAGAGCTTGCAGTCGGCGATGGTCATCATGGCGTTCTTATATGCCGCGAGTTCATTGTTCTTCCTGTTAACCTGGCGTCGGCTGGGAAAGGATATGGTAGACAGAAACTAA
- a CDS encoding ATP-binding protein, with product MTSLRVDVQELVRRLLRLVPGAADIDWSTSPAAVWRSDRWGGRFIAHNDLDDISLDDLLCIDDQKAALMRNTRQFLEGAPANNALLWGARGTGKSSLIHGLLNACHSRGLRLVEVSKESLGGLADIVQVLSGQPYRFILFCDDLSFEAEDASYKSLKSALEGSVFRSSDNVLIYATSNRRHLLPEYMTDNEQASFVGGELHQGEAVEEKISLSDRFGLWLSFYPFKQDAYLQVAEYWVGRLAEKHAIDLRWDEEARAVALRWALARGVRNGRTAQYFARDWVGGRILER from the coding sequence ATGACATCGCTGCGAGTCGACGTGCAGGAACTTGTGCGTCGACTATTGAGGCTGGTGCCCGGGGCTGCCGACATCGACTGGTCGACCTCCCCAGCCGCCGTCTGGCGCTCGGACAGGTGGGGTGGCCGGTTCATCGCACACAACGATCTCGACGATATCTCGCTCGACGATCTGCTCTGCATTGATGATCAGAAAGCGGCCCTGATGCGTAATACCCGGCAGTTTCTCGAAGGCGCCCCGGCAAACAATGCACTGCTGTGGGGAGCTCGGGGCACCGGCAAGTCCTCCCTGATACATGGTCTGCTGAACGCCTGCCATTCCAGAGGACTGCGGCTGGTGGAGGTGAGTAAGGAGTCTCTCGGCGGGCTTGCAGATATCGTGCAGGTCCTGAGTGGCCAGCCCTACCGGTTCATCCTCTTTTGCGACGATCTCTCCTTCGAAGCGGAGGATGCGTCCTACAAGTCGCTGAAGAGCGCGCTCGAAGGATCCGTGTTCCGCTCTTCGGACAATGTGCTGATCTACGCGACCTCCAATCGCCGTCACCTGCTCCCCGAGTATATGACGGACAACGAACAGGCCAGTTTTGTGGGCGGCGAACTCCACCAGGGCGAGGCGGTGGAGGAGAAGATCTCACTTTCGGATCGATTCGGGCTGTGGTTGTCGTTTTATCCTTTCAAACAGGACGCCTATCTGCAGGTAGCGGAATACTGGGTCGGTCGGCTTGCCGAAAAACACGCGATCGATCTGCGCTGGGATGAGGAGGCGAGAGCCGTCGCTCTGCGGTGGGCGCTTGCGCGGGGGGTGAGGAACGGTCGCACAGCCCAGTACTTCGCCCGGGATTGGGTAGGCGGCCGGATTCTCGAACGGTAG
- a CDS encoding DUF6498-containing protein: MSESKPTPVMSWPASLAEIPVPRAVSLAALVIVNLIPLAGVLYWDWDVGSVVILYWSENLVIGAYTILKMLVENRFGGLFLSAFFLIHYGGFCAVHGLFVLAMTQPEMPDVLSDMNWPFVFVFVELLVKVIGHVLSIAPQEWLIGFVALFVSHGISLWLNYFRGGEFRRQSVKDLMSAPYKRIVVLHIAIIAGGFGIMALGSPLALLLLLILLKTVMDVWLHLRERRRQAPASVAAAG, from the coding sequence GTGAGCGAGAGTAAACCCACCCCGGTGATGTCCTGGCCGGCCAGTCTGGCTGAGATTCCCGTGCCGAGGGCCGTTTCTCTGGCCGCGCTGGTGATTGTGAACCTCATCCCCCTGGCTGGCGTGCTGTACTGGGACTGGGATGTGGGGTCCGTGGTGATTCTCTACTGGTCAGAGAATCTGGTGATCGGCGCCTACACCATCCTCAAGATGCTGGTCGAAAACCGATTCGGCGGGCTTTTCCTGAGCGCCTTCTTCCTGATCCACTATGGCGGGTTCTGTGCGGTGCATGGGTTGTTTGTGCTCGCCATGACGCAGCCGGAAATGCCGGACGTACTCTCGGACATGAATTGGCCGTTTGTTTTCGTATTCGTCGAACTGCTGGTGAAGGTGATCGGCCACGTGCTGTCGATCGCGCCCCAGGAGTGGCTGATCGGCTTCGTGGCGTTGTTTGTCAGCCACGGCATTTCGCTGTGGCTCAACTACTTCCGGGGCGGTGAATTCCGAAGGCAAAGTGTTAAAGATCTGATGAGCGCTCCCTACAAACGGATCGTGGTGCTTCACATCGCCATCATCGCCGGTGGCTTCGGCATCATGGCCCTGGGTTCTCCGCTGGCCCTGCTGCTATTGCTGATCCTGCTGAAAACGGTCATGGATGTCTGGCTGCATCTGCGCGAGCGGCGGCGACAGGCACCGGCGTCAGTGGCCGCTGCCGGCTGA
- a CDS encoding alpha/beta hydrolase-fold protein, which yields MKISILIVALLAASFTIAAGPSFNTLNSQAAGRDVEYAVLIPEPAGEQTFPLLLPFMAQEVIGLTSLTYPVSREQSHTVITGISIGGSGGARLALKYPQAFGAVAMMETGI from the coding sequence ATGAAGATCTCAATACTGATCGTGGCCCTGCTTGCAGCATCTTTCACAATCGCCGCCGGGCCATCCTTCAACACGCTCAACAGCCAGGCTGCTGGCCGGGATGTCGAATATGCGGTACTGATTCCGGAACCTGCAGGCGAGCAGACTTTCCCGCTGCTGCTGCCCTTCATGGCGCAGGAGGTGATCGGACTCACCTCTCTCACCTATCCGGTCAGCCGGGAGCAGTCTCACACCGTCATCACCGGCATCTCGATAGGTGGTTCAGGCGGTGCGCGCCTGGCGCTGAAGTACCCTCAGGCGTTCGGCGCTGTAGCCATGATGGAAACCGGCATTTGA
- a CDS encoding GNAT family N-acetyltransferase, translating into MCYGKLQALAGFCGFRRFPGSDQPELLYGILREHWGRGYVSEATRRVLCYGFEDCALQRIVAATDTLHCGSVRVRQRLGLSFRERREYHGLDTVFYELVREDFSQ; encoded by the coding sequence ATCTGCTATGGCAAACTCCAGGCGCTCGCTGGCTTCTGCGGATTTCGTCGCTTCCCCGGCTCTGATCAGCCGGAACTGCTCTACGGCATCCTTCGGGAACACTGGGGCAGGGGATATGTGAGCGAAGCCACCCGCAGGGTGCTGTGCTATGGATTCGAAGATTGTGCCCTGCAGCGAATTGTTGCTGCGACCGACACCCTCCATTGCGGCTCTGTGAGGGTACGCCAGCGACTCGGCTTGTCTTTCCGCGAGCGACGTGAATACCATGGGCTGGACACGGTGTTTTACGAACTCGTACGCGAGGATTTCTCACAGTGA
- a CDS encoding enoyl-CoA hydratase/isomerase family protein, translated as MAEPATPPQAEDGMLYEVADHVATITFNRPEQRNTISGPMLAEFSRNLLKAEADREVRAIVITGTGKFFCAGLDLQAGTKSLGGGGQSSGGGNLDLRNTPPTVLHNLDTPTICALNGSAAGYGMDLALGCDIRLMAQDAKLAAAFTARGIVPESGGTWILPRLLGWSKAAEIIFTGRTLLADECESLGLVSRVVPTADIHTVANQLAREIAGNAPLAVQASKRMMRMGMNETFNDHVHHVYLQLLPLFASEDFKEGMKSFMEKRKAEFQGR; from the coding sequence ATGGCAGAACCAGCCACCCCGCCCCAGGCCGAAGACGGCATGCTCTACGAGGTCGCCGACCATGTGGCCACCATTACCTTCAACCGCCCCGAGCAGCGCAACACCATCAGCGGGCCCATGCTGGCTGAATTTTCACGCAATCTGCTCAAGGCAGAGGCGGACCGGGAGGTGCGCGCTATCGTGATCACCGGCACCGGCAAATTCTTCTGTGCCGGGCTCGATCTGCAGGCAGGCACGAAAAGCCTGGGAGGTGGGGGCCAGTCCTCAGGCGGCGGCAATCTGGACCTGCGTAATACGCCACCCACCGTCTTGCACAATCTCGACACCCCGACCATCTGTGCCCTGAACGGCTCGGCGGCCGGCTACGGCATGGACCTGGCCCTGGGCTGCGACATCCGGCTCATGGCTCAGGACGCCAAACTGGCCGCCGCTTTCACCGCCCGCGGCATCGTGCCGGAGTCCGGCGGCACCTGGATCCTGCCGCGACTGCTGGGCTGGTCCAAGGCAGCGGAGATCATCTTCACCGGACGCACCCTGCTGGCGGACGAATGCGAATCACTCGGGCTCGTTTCCCGGGTAGTGCCCACCGCCGATATCCACACCGTGGCCAACCAGCTGGCCCGGGAGATCGCCGGCAACGCGCCGCTGGCGGTGCAGGCGTCGAAGCGCATGATGCGCATGGGCATGAACGAGACCTTCAACGACCACGTGCACCACGTGTATCTGCAGCTGCTGCCCCTGTTCGCCTCGGAAGACTTCAAGGAAGGTATGAAGTCCTTTATGGAGAAGCGTAAGGCGGAATTCCAGGGGCGGTGA
- a CDS encoding DUF222 domain-containing protein gives MSHYTPLPSAEFLANTDRLSPIVRLGPIDDLESALESSWLDVSRATHRFLSLLREFDLRRGWQAYGCTDCAQWLDFKLKLSRTTALEKLRVAKALWFVPLIDAAFQSGELSYSQVRALTRVADETNEADLLAYARTSTAEQLEQCCKRLRHGDERTAGQIARRDHEARSVALYPHSGEILVKLPAEAFALVEQALTQMVETLPEDPARGTAAARADAFMELIARARVADGGSTPAADSTAADYQVLVHVDAQALSGAGGESDLPLPTIRRLCCEGSLVPILKDGQKVLDVGRKQRTVPTAIRRALAARDRSCRFPGCHHSRWLDAHHIRHWCDGGETTLDNLILLCSHHHRQMHEGGFRLRATAEGYYFARPDCRPIEGSGAAEEECASSAEDASSEEDGTESSAEDAPATTIRH, from the coding sequence ATGTCTCACTACACCCCGCTGCCCAGTGCCGAGTTTCTCGCCAACACCGATCGCCTGTCGCCCATCGTCCGCCTCGGTCCCATCGATGATCTGGAATCCGCCCTCGAGTCGAGCTGGCTCGATGTGTCCCGGGCCACACATCGCTTCCTGAGCCTGCTGCGCGAGTTCGACCTGCGCCGGGGCTGGCAGGCCTATGGCTGCACCGATTGTGCCCAGTGGCTCGACTTCAAACTCAAGCTGTCGCGGACCACCGCTTTAGAGAAATTGAGAGTCGCGAAAGCGCTGTGGTTCGTGCCTCTGATCGATGCCGCGTTCCAATCGGGTGAACTGTCCTACTCCCAGGTCCGGGCGCTCACGCGCGTCGCCGACGAGACGAACGAAGCCGACCTGCTGGCCTATGCCCGGACCTCGACGGCGGAGCAGCTGGAGCAGTGTTGTAAGCGACTGCGCCATGGGGATGAGCGCACGGCTGGTCAGATCGCGCGGCGGGATCATGAGGCGCGGTCGGTGGCGCTGTATCCCCACTCGGGTGAGATCCTGGTGAAACTGCCGGCCGAGGCTTTTGCTCTGGTAGAACAGGCACTGACGCAGATGGTGGAGACGCTGCCGGAAGATCCTGCTCGAGGTACCGCAGCCGCCCGGGCGGATGCGTTTATGGAGCTGATTGCGCGGGCGAGGGTGGCAGATGGCGGTTCAACCCCGGCCGCTGACTCGACGGCCGCCGACTACCAGGTCCTGGTCCATGTGGATGCGCAGGCATTATCCGGCGCCGGCGGCGAATCGGACCTGCCCTTACCCACCATCCGGCGTCTGTGCTGTGAAGGGTCTCTCGTGCCGATCCTCAAGGACGGCCAGAAAGTACTGGATGTGGGCCGCAAACAGCGCACCGTGCCTACCGCCATCCGCCGGGCCCTGGCGGCGCGGGACCGAAGCTGCCGGTTTCCCGGCTGCCATCACAGCCGCTGGCTGGACGCCCACCACATCCGGCACTGGTGCGACGGCGGAGAAACCACCCTCGATAATCTGATCCTGCTCTGCAGCCATCACCACAGGCAGATGCATGAAGGCGGGTTCAGGCTGCGGGCGACCGCCGAGGGCTACTACTTCGCGCGGCCGGACTGTCGGCCGATTGAGGGCAGCGGGGCGGCGGAAGAGGAATGTGCGTCTTCAGCGGAAGATGCGTCTTCAGAAGAAGATGGAACGGAATCTTCAGCGGAAGACGCGCCGGCAACCACAATCCGCCACTAG
- a CDS encoding aryl-sulfate sulfotransferase: protein MRLATTIGFVAALASFHGHAAVQFVQPPTLTPNENASAPLVARLHVEVQPAATLTVVIEGSAGRLRPVTLNQATLFDVPLLGFVAGESHQVHVTAVAGDDSVSTTFDYLAPSLPHAPEDFPQIVAPIVNQERMEPGFRLFNPRRQLPRQTAMGDKAEREFGQSFGLLVMVNAHGRPIWYYRTDSRISDFNILEDGDQGPGILYLTQDHRIVHIDWLGNEISSWYASPTAQDGHSGVHVEALGFHHDVNRIDETTIAALTPVRREFDSYDVESLSGLPGGPVGVMGDEVVVFDRAGSVQWRWNAFDHLDPLRIGYETDLAYWGRRGFANTIDWSHANAIVLDPRDRSLLINFRYQSALIKVDRAEGKIVWIFGEPSGWPHHLTDRLIALQDSDRWFWHQHSPVLTQRGTLLMFDNGNYQARPPDPPTPIAQTWSRAVEYQIDEIHRTARQVWSSEIPGDEKVVAVAMGSVSELPVTGNILVGDGALLDSRGLDEVTWDTRFRLRQWTRAREYTHTTPPEVLWEIRLTAREAATTGWTIFGVRAVSEHIFNDVANRSASPGTGENRFQ, encoded by the coding sequence ATGCGACTCGCCACCACCATCGGCTTCGTTGCCGCCCTTGCCAGTTTTCACGGGCACGCCGCTGTCCAGTTCGTGCAACCACCCACGCTCACTCCGAATGAGAATGCCAGCGCACCACTGGTCGCCCGCCTGCATGTCGAAGTTCAACCGGCAGCCACTTTGACTGTGGTCATCGAAGGATCCGCTGGACGCCTGCGTCCAGTTACCCTCAATCAGGCGACGCTGTTCGACGTACCGCTGCTCGGATTCGTCGCCGGCGAGTCTCACCAGGTCCACGTTACAGCAGTGGCAGGTGATGACAGCGTCTCCACTACTTTCGACTATCTCGCCCCGTCCCTCCCGCATGCACCGGAGGATTTTCCACAGATCGTCGCGCCCATTGTCAATCAGGAAAGAATGGAACCCGGCTTTCGATTGTTCAATCCTCGCCGGCAGTTACCCAGGCAGACTGCCATGGGCGACAAGGCTGAGCGCGAGTTCGGACAATCCTTCGGCCTGCTCGTGATGGTCAACGCGCACGGCAGACCCATCTGGTACTACCGCACCGACTCCCGTATCAGCGACTTCAATATTCTGGAAGATGGCGATCAGGGCCCAGGCATCCTGTATCTGACCCAAGATCATCGAATCGTTCACATCGACTGGCTGGGTAACGAGATTTCCTCATGGTATGCGTCGCCCACAGCCCAGGATGGTCATTCCGGCGTTCACGTCGAAGCACTGGGCTTTCATCACGATGTGAATCGGATCGACGAAACGACAATTGCAGCCCTGACTCCCGTGCGTCGTGAATTCGATTCCTATGACGTCGAATCGCTTTCCGGACTGCCTGGTGGGCCAGTTGGGGTGATGGGTGATGAGGTGGTGGTTTTTGACCGCGCCGGATCGGTGCAGTGGCGCTGGAATGCGTTCGACCATCTGGATCCGTTGCGTATCGGTTATGAAACCGATCTGGCGTACTGGGGACGTCGCGGCTTTGCGAACACGATCGACTGGTCGCACGCGAACGCCATCGTCCTCGATCCCAGGGATCGATCGCTATTGATCAATTTCCGCTACCAGAGCGCATTGATCAAGGTGGACAGGGCCGAGGGGAAGATTGTCTGGATATTCGGCGAGCCGAGCGGCTGGCCCCATCACCTCACAGACAGACTCATCGCCCTGCAGGACAGTGACCGCTGGTTCTGGCATCAGCATTCACCGGTACTGACGCAGCGCGGCACACTGCTGATGTTTGACAACGGCAACTACCAGGCAAGGCCGCCGGATCCACCGACGCCCATCGCCCAGACATGGAGTCGTGCGGTGGAGTACCAGATCGACGAGATCCATCGAACTGCCCGCCAGGTGTGGTCATCGGAAATTCCGGGTGATGAGAAAGTCGTCGCCGTCGCCATGGGCAGTGTGAGCGAACTGCCGGTCACTGGAAACATTCTGGTCGGTGACGGTGCACTGCTGGACTCCCGGGGCTTGGATGAAGTGACCTGGGACACCCGCTTTCGCCTTCGCCAGTGGACGCGGGCTCGGGAATACACTCACACAACCCCGCCGGAGGTCCTCTGGGAAATCAGACTGACCGCACGGGAAGCTGCCACGACCGGATGGACGATATTCGGAGTCCGGGCTGTGTCGGAGCATATTTTCAACGACGTCGCCAATAGGAGTGCCAGCCCGGGCACCGGCGAAAACCGCTTCCAGTGA
- a CDS encoding LLM class F420-dependent oxidoreductase: MESSMRFSFWPNPSQSYTDVLELAQHVEKTGWDGLWYADHFMPNAEDTSAPWPEAWVTLAALGASVPRLRLGTLVTGNTYRHPAVLAKMAATLDHITGGRVVLGLGSGWQENEHTQYGLPFYTVAERLARLDEACQVIRSLFTESKSNFDGRFYQLTNASLEPKPVQKPMPLLIGGGGEKVTLKITAKHADEWNVWGTVDTLRQKMAILDAHCAAIGRNPKEIKRTAVALLFMSEDTGYVEQMRKAKLQQASIIGTPAEVKDIVQAYAAAGVDELIVPDFTLGPREQKIATLDRFITDVAGR, encoded by the coding sequence GTGGAGAGTTCCATGCGATTCAGTTTCTGGCCGAACCCAAGTCAGAGTTACACGGATGTGCTGGAACTCGCGCAGCATGTGGAAAAAACCGGCTGGGACGGGCTCTGGTACGCCGACCACTTCATGCCCAATGCGGAGGACACCAGCGCCCCCTGGCCTGAAGCCTGGGTGACTCTGGCCGCACTGGGCGCCAGTGTGCCACGACTGCGCCTGGGTACCCTCGTGACCGGCAATACCTACCGTCACCCCGCCGTGCTCGCGAAAATGGCCGCCACCCTCGACCACATTACCGGCGGACGCGTGGTGCTCGGTCTCGGCAGCGGCTGGCAGGAAAACGAACACACCCAGTACGGACTGCCTTTCTACACCGTTGCCGAACGACTCGCCCGACTCGACGAAGCCTGTCAGGTGATCCGTTCCCTGTTCACCGAGTCGAAATCGAACTTCGACGGCCGCTTCTATCAGCTCACCAATGCCTCCCTCGAACCCAAACCCGTGCAGAAGCCGATGCCGCTGCTGATTGGCGGTGGTGGGGAAAAGGTCACATTGAAGATCACCGCAAAACATGCCGACGAGTGGAACGTTTGGGGCACGGTGGACACCCTCAGGCAGAAAATGGCCATACTCGATGCACATTGTGCCGCGATCGGCCGCAATCCAAAGGAAATCAAACGTACTGCGGTGGCATTACTGTTCATGAGCGAAGACACGGGTTATGTCGAGCAGATGCGCAAAGCGAAACTCCAGCAGGCGAGCATCATCGGCACTCCGGCCGAGGTGAAGGACATCGTGCAGGCTTACGCGGCGGCGGGTGTGGACGAGCTGATCGTGCCGGACTTCACTCTGGGCCCGAGGGAGCAGAAGATCGCAACGCTCGACCGGTTCATTACCGATGTGGCGGGACGTTGA
- a CDS encoding MFS transporter — translation MNGNPPSAKPSGRKRSSVLSIAEFRWLFFGNLGFFFAMNGQILTRTILAWDLTGLAQSLAYVNLVVAVPMIFMSMIGGAITDRVERRQLVIVGQCLITANELVILSLLLTGHLEFWHLLGTAFVAGCAFPFIMPARMAITVNVVGQSRIQSAMAISSGAMNLSRVAGPALMGVIVSQYSVVAAYIVASALYGFAVFCMLFVKRNTAIQPVGGNKPLFADIAYGFQYIKGNRPVMVCLLFGLVPMFLAMPFQNLLVMLVEQNWQTGESGLGILMGAGGVGGVFGSIWIAGRGDKTERLRLMITTAIGFALFLAVFTQTSNFYLALLPLVLANLCASAFQTVNNATVQILVEDNVRGRMSSFMMMSFGLTPLGVFPMAIVADHYGAATAILAACIALVLMTAAFLMLSKSLRAIDSTVGIAVDKVNAT, via the coding sequence ATGAACGGTAATCCTCCATCAGCTAAACCTTCTGGTCGTAAGCGTTCTTCGGTGCTGTCGATTGCGGAATTTCGATGGTTGTTTTTTGGCAACCTCGGTTTTTTCTTCGCCATGAATGGTCAAATACTGACCCGCACGATTCTTGCCTGGGACCTGACGGGTTTGGCCCAGTCGCTTGCATACGTCAATCTGGTTGTTGCTGTCCCGATGATATTCATGTCGATGATTGGGGGCGCGATCACCGACAGGGTTGAGCGGCGCCAATTGGTGATTGTTGGCCAGTGTCTGATTACCGCCAATGAGCTGGTGATCCTCAGCCTTCTGTTGACGGGCCATCTGGAATTCTGGCACCTGCTCGGTACTGCATTTGTTGCCGGATGCGCCTTCCCATTTATTATGCCCGCAAGGATGGCGATCACCGTCAATGTCGTGGGTCAGTCTCGAATTCAAAGTGCAATGGCGATTTCAAGTGGCGCAATGAACCTGAGTCGCGTGGCCGGTCCTGCCCTGATGGGTGTGATTGTTTCGCAGTATTCGGTTGTGGCTGCTTACATCGTTGCTTCAGCGCTTTATGGCTTTGCCGTGTTTTGCATGTTGTTTGTTAAGCGCAACACGGCGATACAACCGGTGGGAGGCAACAAACCACTGTTCGCCGATATTGCCTACGGATTTCAGTACATCAAGGGCAATAGGCCGGTGATGGTGTGTCTTCTGTTTGGTCTTGTGCCCATGTTTCTGGCGATGCCATTTCAAAACCTGTTGGTGATGCTGGTGGAACAGAACTGGCAGACGGGGGAAAGCGGGCTCGGGATTCTGATGGGTGCTGGCGGTGTCGGCGGTGTGTTCGGTTCGATCTGGATTGCTGGACGCGGCGACAAGACTGAGAGGCTGCGGTTGATGATCACGACCGCCATTGGGTTTGCCTTGTTTCTTGCGGTGTTCACTCAGACGAGTAATTTCTATCTGGCACTGCTTCCGCTGGTACTGGCGAACCTGTGCGCCAGCGCATTCCAGACAGTCAATAATGCGACCGTCCAGATACTGGTCGAGGACAACGTCAGGGGCCGCATGAGCAGCTTTATGATGATGTCGTTTGGACTGACGCCATTGGGTGTGTTTCCCATGGCGATAGTCGCCGACCACTATGGAGCAGCGACGGCGATTCTGGCAGCTTGTATTGCCCTCGTGCTGATGACCGCCGCGTTTTTAATGCTCAGCAAATCCCTTCGAGCCATCGATAGCACGGTGGGAATTGCGGTGGACAAAGTCAACGCGACTTAG
- a CDS encoding DUF503 domain-containing protein, which translates to MNVGIMTVNFHLNGCRSLKEKRQRLGGLRERFGKAVNVAVCESGHQDSLQRAQWSFVAAAGTGVVVEKMLTEILTGLELSVDAQLVGVEREILR; encoded by the coding sequence GTGAACGTCGGAATCATGACGGTGAACTTTCATCTCAATGGATGTCGTTCGCTGAAGGAGAAACGACAGCGTCTGGGCGGCCTGCGCGAACGCTTCGGCAAGGCGGTAAACGTCGCTGTCTGTGAGAGCGGACATCAGGATTCCCTGCAGCGGGCGCAATGGAGTTTTGTTGCAGCAGCAGGCACTGGTGTTGTGGTGGAAAAGATGTTGACTGAGATACTGACGGGGCTGGAACTCTCTGTGGATGCGCAACTGGTCGGTGTGGAACGGGAGATACTGCGGTGA